A window of the Camelus ferus isolate YT-003-E chromosome 22, BCGSAC_Cfer_1.0, whole genome shotgun sequence genome harbors these coding sequences:
- the MRPL34 gene encoding 39S ribosomal protein L34, mitochondrial encodes MHAHAEEVPFAYHLLVHTPLWAQTLSSEVYSADVELQLPEAPAACVLRCRRNYVAQKSSFRTAEPTGFGKVAAGQRDTQLDMAFFVRSVGRLLGPVSRSAALLGDRWLQPRAWLGLPDAWGHPAMQQTRGKARGNEYQPSNIKRKHKHGWIRRLSTPAGVQVILRRMHKGRKSLSH; translated from the exons ATGCACGCGCATGCGGAGGAGGTGCCCTTCGCCTACCACTTGCTGGTCCACACACCTCTGTGGGCACAGACGCTCTCGTCTGAAGTATACAGTGCAGACGTAGAACTACAACTTCCGGAGGCCCCCGCGGCATGCGTGCTCCGCTGTAGGAGAAACTACGTTGCCCAGAAGTCCTCATTCCGCACTGCGGAACCTACCGGCTTTGGAAAAGTGGCCGCGGGACAACGTGACACGCAGTTGGACATGGCTTTCTTTGTCAGATCTGTGGGTCGCCTGTTGGGCCCCGTCAGTAGGTCAGCGGCGCTACTGGGTGACAG GTGGCTCCAGCCCCGGGCCTGGCTGGGTCTTCCCGACGCTTGGGGACACCCCGCCATGCAGCAGACCCGGGGCAAGGCGCGCGGGAACGAGTATCAGCCGAGTAACATCAAACGCAAGCACAAGCACGGTTGGATACGGCGTTTGAGCACGCCAGCTGGCGTCCAGGTCATTCTTCGCCGCATGCACAAGGGCCGCAAATCATTGAGCCATTGA